In one window of Lynx canadensis isolate LIC74 chromosome B3, mLynCan4.pri.v2, whole genome shotgun sequence DNA:
- the LOC115516154 gene encoding securin-like isoform X1 produces the protein MATLIFVDKENGDPGTCVAPKDGQKLQSRPPVKTLNFFLISQVSTPGVGKMSDAHAALPKATRKALRTVKRATENSVKNDGPLKQKQPNFSAKKVTEKTVKAKNTVPALDDTYPEIEKFFPFNPLDFESFDLPEEHQIAYLLLNGVPLMILDEERELEKLLHLGPPLHL, from the exons ATGGCTACCCTGATCTTTGTTGATAAGGAAAATGGAGAcccaggcacctgtgtggctcccAAGGATGGGCAGAAGCTGCAGTCTAGGCCTCCAgtcaaaactttaaatttttttttaat ATCTCAGGTTTCAACACCAGGTGTAGGCAAAATGTCTGATGCTCATGCAGCCTTACCTAAAGCTACCAGAAAGGCTTTGAGAACTGTCAAGAGAGCTACGGAAAATTCAGTAAAGAACGACGGACCTCTCAAACAGAAGCAGCCAAACTTCTCTGCCAAAAAGGTAACTGAGAAGACTGTCAAAGCAAAAAACACTGTTCCAGCCTTGGATGACACCTatcctgaaatagaaaaattctttCCCTTCAATCCTTTAGATTTTGAGAGTTTTGACCTGCCTGAAGAGCACCAGATTGCATACCTCCTCTTGAATGGAGTGCCTCTCATGATCCTTGATGAGGAGAGGGAACTTGAAAAGCTGTTACACCTGGGCCCCCCCCTTCACCTCTAA
- the LOC115516154 gene encoding securin-like isoform X2 — protein sequence MATLIFVDKENGDPGTCVAPKDGQNLPGTPPVKTLDGRSQVSTPGVGKMSDAHAALPKATRKALRTVKRATENSVKNDGPLKQKQPNFSAKKVTEKTVKAKNTVPALDDTYPEIEKFFPFNPLDFESFDLPEEHQIAYLLLNGVPLMILDEERELEKLLHLGPPLHL from the exons ATGGCTACCCTGATCTTTGTTGATAAGGAAAATGGAGAcccaggcacctgtgtggctcccAAGGATGGGCAGAA cctcccaggcacccctccagtcaAAACTTTAGATGGGAGATCTCAGGTTTCAACACCAGGTGTAGGCAAAATGTCTGATGCTCATGCAGCCTTACCTAAAGCTACCAGAAAGGCTTTGAGAACTGTCAAGAGAGCTACGGAAAATTCAGTAAAGAACGACGGACCTCTCAAACAGAAGCAGCCAAACTTCTCTGCCAAAAAGGTAACTGAGAAGACTGTCAAAGCAAAAAACACTGTTCCAGCCTTGGATGACACCTatcctgaaatagaaaaattctttCCCTTCAATCCTTTAGATTTTGAGAGTTTTGACCTGCCTGAAGAGCACCAGATTGCATACCTCCTCTTGAATGGAGTGCCTCTCATGATCCTTGATGAGGAGAGGGAACTTGAAAAGCTGTTACACCTGGGCCCCCCCCTTCACCTCTAA